Proteins from a genomic interval of Chionomys nivalis chromosome 7, mChiNiv1.1, whole genome shotgun sequence:
- the Akap1 gene encoding A-kinase anchor protein 1, mitochondrial isoform X1 translates to MAIQFRSLFPLALPGMLALLGWWWFFSRKKDRLSRSDEQMEALKVGPAIKDRLPSEEACTTVLSVPPSVAQPPEPEQLSVGKSSIEPPALPRTRQVRRRSESSGCLPSNVDTRPQPCRDGNSKVELSLMGDEAKPVPLGCPLLPKEVPFPLEAVEGYKQDSALGKTPGRGWLGQCAASGEKARETGRAEGTGDAVLGESVPEEVLVSQECISEAKKSEVPNLAPWGGGGEKVSNGPPQVTELAKKEECVVGKLPGSFAEPVHSQLVKDEDVLVPQVRGSNTWNRDLASEQVKEETLPKNDQIEQAAFQIISQVILEATEEMRATTMGKTMAQVHPTPATQPQELEESSVPASQKTGLGQDTPDPASGTNATASPLAEALPPKTYVSCLSSPLSSPTKDQKPKNSAHHISLAPCPAPVPLRRQSLDGAGSPGGDDTFVTCMSNNRQGVLSVTTSGPCSDSLSTSGFEDSCTETNSSPGDKAVTPPLPDSTELFSNGVLKEEFSDLGTEDGWTMDADADHSGAGSDGNSMDSVDSCCGLTNPDSLQNAQASSNPKKVDLIIWEIEVPKHLVGRLIGKQGRYVSFLKQTSGAKIYISTLPYTQNIQICHIEGSQHHVDKALNLIGKKFKELNLTNIYAPPLPSLALPSLPMTSWLMLPDGVTVEVIVVNQVSAGHLFVQQHTHPTFHALRSLDQQMYLCYSQPGIPTLPTPVEITVICAAPGADGAWWRAQVVASYEETNEVEIRYVDYGGYKRVKVDVLRQIRSDFVTLPFQGAEVLLDCVVPLSDDDHFSPEADAAMSEMTGNTALLAQVTRYSTTGLPLIRLWSVVGDEVVLINRSLVERGLAQWVDSYYANL, encoded by the exons ATGGCAATCCAGTTCCGTTCACTCTTCCCCTTGGCGTTGCCTGGAATGCTAGCACTCCTTGGCTGGTGGTGGTTTTTCTCTCGTAAAAAAGATCGACTCAGCCGCAGCGATGAGCAGATGGAGGCACTGAAAGTTGGCCCTGCCATCAAGGACCGACTCCCCAGTGAAGAGGCTTGTACTACAGTCCTGTCTGTGCCCCCCAGTGTTGCACAGCCTCCAGAACCGGAACAGCTCTCTGTGGGCAAGTCTTCTATAGAACCCCCAGCCTTGCCAAGGACACGTCAGGTTCGCCGAAGATCAGAGTCCTCAGGCTGTCTCCCCAGCAACGTAGACACCAGGCCGCAGCCATGTAGAGATGGCAACTCAAAGGTGGAACTCTCCCTGATGGGGGACGAAGCCAAACCTGTTCCTCTTGGATGTCCCCTTCTCCCAAAGGAAGTGCCCTTCCCCTTGGAAGCAGTGGAAGGGTATAAGCAAGATTCTGCCTTGGGCAAAACACCTGGAAGGGGCTGGCTGGGCCAGTGTGCAGCCTCTGGAGAGAAAGcgagagagacaggcagggcagaggggacTGGAGACGCTGTGTTGGGGGAAAGTGTACCAGAGGAAGTCCTGGTGTCCCAGGAGTGCATCTCAGAAGCGAAGAAAAGTGAGGTTCCAAACCTGGctccctggggaggtggaggagaaaaGGTGAGCAATGGCCCCCCACAGGTGACTGAGCTTGCAAAGAAGGAAGAATGTGTTGTTGGGAAGTTGCCAGGTAGCTTTGCGGAGCCGGTTCACTCACAGCTGGTTAAGGATGAGGACGTGTTGGTACCCCAGGTCAGAGGTAGCAATACTTGGAACAGAGACCTGGCTAGCGAGCAGGTCAAAGAGGAGACCTTGCCTAAAAATGATCAGATTGAGCAGGCTGCTTTCCAGATTATCTCCCAGGTGATCTTGGAAGCAACCGAAGAGATGCGGGCCACTACGATGGGCAAGACAATGGCACAAGTGCATCCAACCCCAGCCACTCAGcctcaggagctggaggagagcTCTGTCCCAGCCAGCCAGAAAACTGGCCTGGGACAAGACACCCCAGATCCTGCTTCTGGCACAAACGCCACTGCCAGCCCATTAGCAGAAGCCTTGCCACCAAAGACCTATGTGAGCTGTCTTAGCAGTCCTCTGTCAAGCCCCACCAAGGACCAGAAGCCAAAGAACTCTGCACATCACATCTCCCTGGCCCCCTGCCCAGCACCAGTTCCCCTCCGGAGACAGTCTCTGGATGGGGCAGGTTCCCCAGGAGGAGATGACACTTTTGTCACCTGTATGTCCAACAACAGGCAGGGTGTCCTTTCAGTGACCACCTCGGGGCCGTGCTCAGATTCTTTGAGTACTTCGGGGTTTGAAGACTCTTGCACAGAGACCAACTCAAGCCCCGGAGACAAAGCTGTCACCCCACCACTGCCAGATAGTACTGAGCTCTTCAGCAATGGGGTGCTGAAGGAGGAGTTCTCAGACTTGGGGACTGAGGATGGATGGACCATGGATGCAGACGCAGATCACTCAGGAG CAGGTTCTGACGGGAACAGCATGGATTCAGTGGACAGCTGCTGTGGGCTTACAAATCCTGACAGCCTCCAGAATGCCCAGGCCAGCTCCAACCCTAAGAAGGTGGATCTCATCATCTGGGAGATAGAGGTGCCAAAG CACTTAGTCGGTCGACTGATTGGCAAACAGGGTCGGTACGTGAGTTTTCTGAAGCAGACATCTGGTGCCAAGATCTACATCTCCACCCTGCCTTACACCCAGAACATCCAGATCTGCCACATAGAAG GCTCTCAGCACCATGTAGACAAAGCTCTGAACTTGATTGGGAAGAAGTTTAAGGAACTGAACCTCACCAATATCTACGCGCCACCACTGCCTTCGCTGGCACTGCCTTCCCTGCCGATGACATCTTGG ctcATGCTGCCTGATGGTGTCACTGTGGAAGTCATCGTGGTCAACCAGGTCAGTGCTGGGCACCTGTTTGTACAgcagcacacacaccccaccttcCACGCGCTGCGCAGCCTGGACCAGCAGATGTACCTCTGTTACTCTCAGCCTGGCATCCCCACCTTGCCCACCCCAGTGGAAA TAACTGTTATCTGCGCTGCCCCTGGTGCGGACGGGGCCTGGTGGCGAGCCCAAGTAGTGGCCTCCTATGAGGAGACCAATGAGGTGGAGATTCGCTACGTGGACTATGGTGGATATAAGAGGGTGAAAGTCGACGTGCTCCGGCAAATTAG GTCTGACTTTGTGACCCTGCCATTCCAAGGAGCAGAAGTCCTTCTGGACTGTGTGGTTCCATTGTCAG aTGACGACCACTTTTCGCCCGAGGCAGACGCAGCCATGAGTGAGATGACAGGCAACACAGCACTGCTGGCGCAG GTGACACGCTACAGTACGACTGGCCTTCCTCTGATTCGGCTGTGGAGTGTGGTTGGAGATGAA GTGGTGTTGATAAACCGGTCGCTGGTGGAGCGAGGCCTTGCACAGTGGGTGGACAGCTACTATGCCAACCTTTGA
- the Akap1 gene encoding A-kinase anchor protein 1, mitochondrial isoform X2, translating into MAIQFRSLFPLALPGMLALLGWWWFFSRKKDRLSRSDEQMEALKVGPAIKDRLPSEEACTTVLSVPPSVAQPPEPEQLSVGKSSIEPPALPRTRQVRRRSESSGCLPSNVDTRPQPCRDGNSKVELSLMGDEAKPVPLGCPLLPKEVPFPLEAVEGYKQDSALGKTPGRGWLGQCAASGEKARETGRAEGTGDAVLGESVPEEVLVSQECISEAKKSEVPNLAPWGGGGEKVSNGPPQVTELAKKEECVVGKLPGSFAEPVHSQLVKDEDVLVPQVRGSNTWNRDLASEQVKEETLPKNDQIEQAAFQIISQVILEATEEMRATTMGKTMAQVHPTPATQPQELEESSVPASQKTGLGQDTPDPASGTNATASPLAEALPPKTYVSCLSSPLSSPTKDQKPKNSAHHISLAPCPAPVPLRRQSLDGAGSPGGDDTFVTCMSNNRQGVLSVTTSGPCSDSLSTSGFEDSCTETNSSPGDKAVTPPLPDSTELFSNGVLKEEFSDLGTEDGWTMDADADHSGGSDGNSMDSVDSCCGLTNPDSLQNAQASSNPKKVDLIIWEIEVPKHLVGRLIGKQGRYVSFLKQTSGAKIYISTLPYTQNIQICHIEGSQHHVDKALNLIGKKFKELNLTNIYAPPLPSLALPSLPMTSWLMLPDGVTVEVIVVNQVSAGHLFVQQHTHPTFHALRSLDQQMYLCYSQPGIPTLPTPVEITVICAAPGADGAWWRAQVVASYEETNEVEIRYVDYGGYKRVKVDVLRQIRSDFVTLPFQGAEVLLDCVVPLSDDDHFSPEADAAMSEMTGNTALLAQVTRYSTTGLPLIRLWSVVGDEVVLINRSLVERGLAQWVDSYYANL; encoded by the exons ATGGCAATCCAGTTCCGTTCACTCTTCCCCTTGGCGTTGCCTGGAATGCTAGCACTCCTTGGCTGGTGGTGGTTTTTCTCTCGTAAAAAAGATCGACTCAGCCGCAGCGATGAGCAGATGGAGGCACTGAAAGTTGGCCCTGCCATCAAGGACCGACTCCCCAGTGAAGAGGCTTGTACTACAGTCCTGTCTGTGCCCCCCAGTGTTGCACAGCCTCCAGAACCGGAACAGCTCTCTGTGGGCAAGTCTTCTATAGAACCCCCAGCCTTGCCAAGGACACGTCAGGTTCGCCGAAGATCAGAGTCCTCAGGCTGTCTCCCCAGCAACGTAGACACCAGGCCGCAGCCATGTAGAGATGGCAACTCAAAGGTGGAACTCTCCCTGATGGGGGACGAAGCCAAACCTGTTCCTCTTGGATGTCCCCTTCTCCCAAAGGAAGTGCCCTTCCCCTTGGAAGCAGTGGAAGGGTATAAGCAAGATTCTGCCTTGGGCAAAACACCTGGAAGGGGCTGGCTGGGCCAGTGTGCAGCCTCTGGAGAGAAAGcgagagagacaggcagggcagaggggacTGGAGACGCTGTGTTGGGGGAAAGTGTACCAGAGGAAGTCCTGGTGTCCCAGGAGTGCATCTCAGAAGCGAAGAAAAGTGAGGTTCCAAACCTGGctccctggggaggtggaggagaaaaGGTGAGCAATGGCCCCCCACAGGTGACTGAGCTTGCAAAGAAGGAAGAATGTGTTGTTGGGAAGTTGCCAGGTAGCTTTGCGGAGCCGGTTCACTCACAGCTGGTTAAGGATGAGGACGTGTTGGTACCCCAGGTCAGAGGTAGCAATACTTGGAACAGAGACCTGGCTAGCGAGCAGGTCAAAGAGGAGACCTTGCCTAAAAATGATCAGATTGAGCAGGCTGCTTTCCAGATTATCTCCCAGGTGATCTTGGAAGCAACCGAAGAGATGCGGGCCACTACGATGGGCAAGACAATGGCACAAGTGCATCCAACCCCAGCCACTCAGcctcaggagctggaggagagcTCTGTCCCAGCCAGCCAGAAAACTGGCCTGGGACAAGACACCCCAGATCCTGCTTCTGGCACAAACGCCACTGCCAGCCCATTAGCAGAAGCCTTGCCACCAAAGACCTATGTGAGCTGTCTTAGCAGTCCTCTGTCAAGCCCCACCAAGGACCAGAAGCCAAAGAACTCTGCACATCACATCTCCCTGGCCCCCTGCCCAGCACCAGTTCCCCTCCGGAGACAGTCTCTGGATGGGGCAGGTTCCCCAGGAGGAGATGACACTTTTGTCACCTGTATGTCCAACAACAGGCAGGGTGTCCTTTCAGTGACCACCTCGGGGCCGTGCTCAGATTCTTTGAGTACTTCGGGGTTTGAAGACTCTTGCACAGAGACCAACTCAAGCCCCGGAGACAAAGCTGTCACCCCACCACTGCCAGATAGTACTGAGCTCTTCAGCAATGGGGTGCTGAAGGAGGAGTTCTCAGACTTGGGGACTGAGGATGGATGGACCATGGATGCAGACGCAGATCACTCAGGAG GTTCTGACGGGAACAGCATGGATTCAGTGGACAGCTGCTGTGGGCTTACAAATCCTGACAGCCTCCAGAATGCCCAGGCCAGCTCCAACCCTAAGAAGGTGGATCTCATCATCTGGGAGATAGAGGTGCCAAAG CACTTAGTCGGTCGACTGATTGGCAAACAGGGTCGGTACGTGAGTTTTCTGAAGCAGACATCTGGTGCCAAGATCTACATCTCCACCCTGCCTTACACCCAGAACATCCAGATCTGCCACATAGAAG GCTCTCAGCACCATGTAGACAAAGCTCTGAACTTGATTGGGAAGAAGTTTAAGGAACTGAACCTCACCAATATCTACGCGCCACCACTGCCTTCGCTGGCACTGCCTTCCCTGCCGATGACATCTTGG ctcATGCTGCCTGATGGTGTCACTGTGGAAGTCATCGTGGTCAACCAGGTCAGTGCTGGGCACCTGTTTGTACAgcagcacacacaccccaccttcCACGCGCTGCGCAGCCTGGACCAGCAGATGTACCTCTGTTACTCTCAGCCTGGCATCCCCACCTTGCCCACCCCAGTGGAAA TAACTGTTATCTGCGCTGCCCCTGGTGCGGACGGGGCCTGGTGGCGAGCCCAAGTAGTGGCCTCCTATGAGGAGACCAATGAGGTGGAGATTCGCTACGTGGACTATGGTGGATATAAGAGGGTGAAAGTCGACGTGCTCCGGCAAATTAG GTCTGACTTTGTGACCCTGCCATTCCAAGGAGCAGAAGTCCTTCTGGACTGTGTGGTTCCATTGTCAG aTGACGACCACTTTTCGCCCGAGGCAGACGCAGCCATGAGTGAGATGACAGGCAACACAGCACTGCTGGCGCAG GTGACACGCTACAGTACGACTGGCCTTCCTCTGATTCGGCTGTGGAGTGTGGTTGGAGATGAA GTGGTGTTGATAAACCGGTCGCTGGTGGAGCGAGGCCTTGCACAGTGGGTGGACAGCTACTATGCCAACCTTTGA